The following are encoded in a window of Corythoichthys intestinalis isolate RoL2023-P3 chromosome 8, ASM3026506v1, whole genome shotgun sequence genomic DNA:
- the LOC130919865 gene encoding LOW QUALITY PROTEIN: cerebellin-3-like (The sequence of the model RefSeq protein was modified relative to this genomic sequence to represent the inferred CDS: inserted 2 bases in 1 codon), whose protein sequence is MRVAFTAFLSPQTSCLGPFTKNSPVPYDDIILNHGGGFNPALGIFTAPCSGLYSFSYSVYSKLXGERMYYKVQLMKNTEEVASTWEENREDSEDNSSQVVLLSLSQGIQVYVELVSGRQLCRNVRGLNSFTGFLLYPASA, encoded by the exons ATGAGGGTTGCATTTACTGCTTTTTTGAGCCCCCAGACAAGCTGCCTCGGGCCTTTCACCAAGAACAGTCCCGTTCCTTACGATGACATCATCCTAAACCATGGTGGTGGATTCAATCCAGCTCTTG GCATCTTTACAGCTCCTTGCTCAGGCCTCTACTCCTTCTCATACTCTGTCTACTCCAAGCT AGGAGAGAGGATGTACTACAAGGTGCAGCTGATGAAAAACACTGAGGAAGTGGCCTCTACATGGGAGGAAAACAGGGAGGACTCGGAAGACAACAGCTCTCAAGTAGTGTTGCTGTCCCTGAGTCAGGGTATTCAAGTTTACGTGGAGCTGGTAAGCGGCAGGCAACTATGTAGGAACGTTCGAGGCCTGAACTCATTTACAGGCTTCCTGCTTTACCCCGCGTCGGCTTAG